The window GCTGACGCTTAGCATAGTGAATCGGAATCCTGCGCTGGCCGCGTTCCATGAAGACGATGAACGCCAAGGTAGCGACCATGAATGCTCCGATAAGAAGCAGTACGAACAGGGAGATTTCACCCACAGTCATCAGCTGAACAGTGTTGACCACCGCAGACGGCAGGCCAGCAATAATACCAGCGTAGATGATAATGGAGATACCGTTTCCGATCCCCTTTTCAGTCATTTGTTCACCCAGCCACATCAGGAAGACGGTACCCGCGGTGAGGGTCAAGATCGTCATGATCTTGAACCCCCAACCTGGGATTAATACCATCGGTGCCCCAGTGGGGCTGGCAGCAGACTCAAGACCGGTGGCAATGGCAAAGCCCTGCACGATGGTAATGAGTACGGTGCCGTATCTGGTGTACTGGGTTATTTTCTTACGACCAGCTTCACCCTCCTCCTTCTGGAGGCGTTTCAGCTCAGGAGACACAACGGTCAGGAGCTGAAGGATGATGGAGGCCGAGATGTAGGGCATAATGCCAAGGGCGAAGATGGACATGTTAGACAGTCCGCCGCCCGAGAACATATCGAATATCCCGAAGAGAGTGTTCTGCGCCTGAGCGAAAAATTCACTCAGGGCTGCGCTGTCGACGCCGGGAATAGGGATATGGATGCCCATCCGGTAGACAGCAAGCAGTGCGAACGTCCAGAGCAGCTTCTTTTTCAGCTCTGGCAATCGGGCAAGATTCTCAACTCCTGACATCGCCACAATAACAACCCTTCCGATGTACTCTTATTTAGCCTTCGATGGCTTTGGCGGTACCGCCAGCCTTGGCAATCTTCTCGGCAGCAGACGCGCTGAAGCGATGTGCTTCAATGGTCACAGCCTTCTCCACTTCGCCGGTTCCGAGAACCTTGACCGGAGCTCCGGTCTTGGCGATGCCACGATCGTAGATTTCGGCGAGAGTGATCTCGTCCTTACCTTCGAACAGGGCAATCAGACGGCCCACGTTGATAGCTACGTATTCAACGCGGAAGGGGTTCTTGAAGCCACGCTTGGGCAGGCGGCGTGCCAGAGGCATCTGGCCACCTTCAAAACCGGGACGAACACCACCGCCGGAGCGGGAGTTCTGACCCTTGTGACCCTTAGCAGAGGTCTTACCCCAGCCGGAGCCGGAGCCACGACCAATGCGGCGGCGATTCTTGTACTCTTCAGGGAAAGCATAGAGTTCATGAAGTCTCATTATTCTACTACCTCCACCAGATGCCTGACCTTATAGATCATGCCACGGATCACAGCGTTATCGTCGTGCTCCTTGACCTGACCGATCTTGCGCAGGCCCAGAGCGGCCAGGGTCTTTACCTGGTCGGGCTTGCAAGCGATCTTGCTTTTAACTTGTTTAACTTTCAACACGGCGAATCTCCTTTACTTTCTCGGCGTGGAAACCGGGACACCGCGAAGAGCGGAAACTTCCTCGGCACTACGCAGGGATTCGAGACCAGCAATGGTAGCACGCAGCACGTTGTGCGGGTTGTTGGTACCAATTGCCTTGGTCAGGATGTCATGGACGCCAACGGCTTCCATGATCGCGCGCACAGGACCACCGGCGATGATACCGGTACCACGGGATGCGGGCTTGAGCATTACTCGGCCTGCACCGTAGCGACCCAGGACCTCGTACGGCAGAGTGCCGTCCAGCAGGGGAACCTGAATCATGTTCTTTTTAGCGCGCTCGCTAGCCTTACGGATGGCTTCAGGCACTTCGTTGGCCTTACCCAGTCCGTAGCCGACTCCACCTTCACCGTCACCGACGACCACCAGGCAGCTGAAGCTGAAACGGCGGCCACCCTTAACTACTTTGGCGACACGATTGAGGTAGACGATTTTTTCAATCAATCCACTTTCATTTTGTTCCATTGTACTTTCCTAGCTACCTAGAATTTCAGCCCGCCCTCGCGAGCGCCGTCGGCAAGGGCTTTGATCTTGCCGTGATAGATGTAT of the Pseudodesulfovibrio sp. zrk46 genome contains:
- the secY gene encoding preprotein translocase subunit SecY; translation: MAMSGVENLARLPELKKKLLWTFALLAVYRMGIHIPIPGVDSAALSEFFAQAQNTLFGIFDMFSGGGLSNMSIFALGIMPYISASIILQLLTVVSPELKRLQKEEGEAGRKKITQYTRYGTVLITIVQGFAIATGLESAASPTGAPMVLIPGWGFKIMTILTLTAGTVFLMWLGEQMTEKGIGNGISIIIYAGIIAGLPSAVVNTVQLMTVGEISLFVLLLIGAFMVATLAFIVFMERGQRRIPIHYAKRQQGRRMFGGQTTHLPLKINTAGVIPPIFASSILMFPATLAQFSNVQWLQDVASFMSPDSIIYNILFIGIIIFFCYFYTAIMFDPKGIAENIQKQGGFIPGIRPGARTREYIDKVLARITLWGAFYVALVCVIPMLLISNFGVPFYFGGTSLLIVVGVAMDFMGQIESYLISRQYEGLMGKAGKGR
- the rplO gene encoding 50S ribosomal protein L15, encoding MRLHELYAFPEEYKNRRRIGRGSGSGWGKTSAKGHKGQNSRSGGGVRPGFEGGQMPLARRLPKRGFKNPFRVEYVAINVGRLIALFEGKDEITLAEIYDRGIAKTGAPVKVLGTGEVEKAVTIEAHRFSASAAEKIAKAGGTAKAIEG
- the rpmD gene encoding 50S ribosomal protein L30 — its product is MLKVKQVKSKIACKPDQVKTLAALGLRKIGQVKEHDDNAVIRGMIYKVRHLVEVVE
- the rpsE gene encoding 30S ribosomal protein S5 — translated: MEQNESGLIEKIVYLNRVAKVVKGGRRFSFSCLVVVGDGEGGVGYGLGKANEVPEAIRKASERAKKNMIQVPLLDGTLPYEVLGRYGAGRVMLKPASRGTGIIAGGPVRAIMEAVGVHDILTKAIGTNNPHNVLRATIAGLESLRSAEEVSALRGVPVSTPRK